In Nicotiana tabacum cultivar K326 chromosome 17, ASM71507v2, whole genome shotgun sequence, one DNA window encodes the following:
- the LOC142171580 gene encoding uncharacterized protein LOC142171580, whose product MVAFLGRVVFPEREGRIDLHLAGVVEALTSEGDDYTLVPMILSCILRALTRCTLGARNFDGCNIFLQIWFLEHFYRHPTITDFRELWPNHTYDHQKRIDECDLPEGIDAWKELLLTLYAKRITWNYDWFSSKEVICESAYHSYLVLIGLDGVQPYAPLRVMRQFARLQEVPPTRDMSKFCYDFGKDQPHDEEEIIKIWYASKVSELNEMVEDRDRGEMIPEYITWFNDPSSFGDRPEGSNRRRNDQRTIERLKEELEHAQMTIAKQQAQQQAGVAQIRLNIEKDYQLALRVMDKDLKHAKNEAARLEKELANMIGLVRRIEANKMLKYISCKKTRVSLKKMRTNNN is encoded by the coding sequence ATGGTTGCTTTTTTGGGGCGCGTAGTTTTCCCGGAAAGGGAAGGACGCATTGACCTCCACTTGGCAGGTGTAGTTGAGGCTCTGACTTCAGAAGGGGATGATTATACTTTGGTCCCTATGATTCTTTCTTGCATTTTACGTGCTTTAACTAGATGTACATTGGGCGCGCGAAACTTTGATGGTTGCAACATTTTTCTACAGATATGGTTTTTGGAGCATTTTTATCGTCATCCTACGATCACTGATTTTAGGGAGCTATGGCCCAATCATACTTATGATCACCAGAAAAGAATTGACGAATGTGACTTACCAGAAGGGATAGATGCCTGGAAAGAACTACTTCTTACTCTGTACGCCAAACGGATCACTTGGAATTACGATTGGTTTTCCTCTAAAGAGGTCATCTGTGAGTCTGCATACCATTCTTATTTGGTACTCATAGGATTGGATGGTGTTCAGCCCTATGCTCCACTTCGGGTAATGCGCCAGTTTGCACGACTACAAGAGGTGCCACCAACACGAGATATGAGCAAGTTCTGTTATGATTTTGGTAAAGATCAACCTCATGACGAAGAAGAAATTATAAAAATTTGGTATGCAAGTAAAGTCTCAGAGTTGAATGAGATGGTAGAAGACCGAGATCGTGGAGAGATGATCCCTGAATATATTACCTGGTTTAATGATCCTTCATCGTTTGGAGATAGGCCTGAGGGGTCGAACAGGAGGAGAAATGATCAAAGAACTATAGAAAGGCTGAAAGAGGAATTGGAGCATGCTCAGATGACCATAGCCAAACAACAAGCCCAGCAGCAAGCCGGAGTCGCTCAGATTCGTTTAAATATTGAGAAagattatcaacttgccttacGGGTCATGGATAAAGATCTAAAACATGCTAAAAATGAGGCGGCCCGCTTAGAAAAAGAACTGGCAAACATGATTGGTTTAGTTAGAAGAATTGAGGCGAACAAAATGCTGAAATACATAAGCTGCAAGAAGACTCGAGTATCATTGAAGAAGATGCGAACCAACAACAATTAG